Proteins from a genomic interval of Salinivibrio kushneri:
- the sixA gene encoding phosphohistidine phosphatase SixA, with translation MKLIIMRHGEAQAFAASDSDRALTANGEQQSKQMATWLNQQLDGQGIDKVLVSPYLRAQQTWQVCAPLLPDAKEVITEEEITPFGQSDRVYDYLNAMIEVEKLDVVLVVSHLPLVGYLTNEWVQEGQPPMFATSAMALIEVDVTNQQASLSAHMSPRQLLNS, from the coding sequence ATGAAATTAATCATAATGCGTCATGGCGAAGCGCAAGCATTTGCAGCCAGTGATAGCGACCGCGCGCTCACGGCCAATGGTGAGCAACAGAGCAAACAGATGGCGACGTGGCTGAACCAGCAATTGGATGGGCAAGGGATTGATAAAGTGCTGGTGAGCCCTTACTTACGTGCGCAGCAAACCTGGCAGGTGTGTGCGCCTTTGTTACCCGATGCAAAAGAGGTGATCACAGAAGAAGAGATCACCCCTTTTGGGCAAAGTGATCGTGTCTATGATTACCTGAATGCAATGATAGAGGTTGAGAAACTTGACGTGGTCTTGGTCGTCTCTCATCTGCCTTTAGTCGGATACCTTACCAACGAGTGGGTGCAAGAAGGGCAACCGCCGATGTTTGCCACGTCAGCCATGGCGTTGATTGAGGTCGATGTCACCAACCAACAGGCGTCGCTGAGTGCGCATATGTCGCCACGACAGCTTTTAAACTCGTAA
- the mnmC gene encoding bifunctional tRNA (5-methylaminomethyl-2-thiouridine)(34)-methyltransferase MnmD/FAD-dependent 5-carboxymethylaminomethyl-2-thiouridine(34) oxidoreductase MnmC translates to MSTPSIDHAKISWNDTGTPVAEQFDDVYFSNHDGLAETRYVFIEQNQLPARWQTATSSRFVIAETGFGTGLNFLATWAAFEQFRQTHPNAPVTQLHFISFEKYPLTVEDLARAHQAWPELAHYAERLRADYPVPLAGCQRIVLAQGQITLDLWFGDIKDWLPQVPTGPEGVVDAWYLDGFAPSKNPEMWNQDLFNGMARLAREQCTCATFTAAGFVRRGLIEAGFEMKKVKGFGHKRDMLAGALPARQAHASYSPWYARTPASTADDIAIIGGGIASAALITALLQRGKQVTLYCQDPRPAAGASGNHQGAIYPLLNGNNDNLSQFFAPAFLFSRQFVQQQNAQGIAFEHDWCGVTQLGYDDKSAAKLAKMADGAFPEALVTPLDADGVSEKVGLETGHAGVFYPLGGWISPQQFTAGVIDKAIASGQLRAHFDCPVRALTQSNNGWTLETSMGEVHHPNVVIANGHQADSFSQTQPIPVYPVRGQVSHVPTNTELSKLSTVLCFEGYLTPANQAGEHCLGASYRRNNADVGFQAADQLENQQRLTNCVDTDWAHAVPLAEDGRVGVRCASRDHLPFVGNVCDYDALVSAYQTLQKDKEKANAVPVYSGLFCLLGLGSRGLTSAPLAAEVLAAQLCDEPLPLPQSVLDTLHPGRMWVRKLLKGKTL, encoded by the coding sequence GTGAGCACTCCCTCGATCGACCACGCAAAAATCAGCTGGAATGACACGGGCACCCCCGTCGCGGAACAGTTTGATGACGTCTACTTTTCCAATCACGACGGTTTGGCCGAGACCCGCTACGTGTTCATCGAACAAAACCAACTTCCCGCACGTTGGCAAACTGCCACATCATCCCGGTTTGTGATTGCGGAAACCGGCTTTGGCACTGGGCTCAACTTCCTGGCCACTTGGGCGGCTTTCGAGCAGTTCCGTCAAACCCATCCAAACGCACCCGTGACCCAGCTTCACTTTATCAGTTTTGAGAAGTACCCCCTGACAGTAGAGGATCTCGCCCGTGCACATCAAGCTTGGCCAGAGCTGGCACACTATGCTGAACGGCTACGCGCCGACTACCCTGTGCCGTTAGCTGGTTGTCAACGAATCGTGTTGGCTCAAGGTCAGATTACACTCGATTTGTGGTTTGGTGATATTAAAGATTGGTTACCACAAGTGCCAACAGGCCCTGAGGGGGTGGTGGATGCTTGGTATTTAGACGGCTTTGCCCCAAGCAAAAACCCAGAGATGTGGAACCAAGATTTGTTTAATGGCATGGCACGACTTGCACGCGAGCAATGCACCTGCGCCACCTTTACCGCCGCTGGCTTTGTGCGTCGTGGCCTTATCGAGGCCGGTTTTGAAATGAAAAAGGTGAAAGGTTTTGGCCACAAGCGAGACATGTTGGCAGGTGCACTGCCTGCTCGCCAAGCCCATGCCAGCTACTCACCATGGTATGCCCGCACACCCGCTTCAACAGCGGACGACATCGCCATTATTGGCGGCGGCATTGCCAGTGCCGCCTTGATCACCGCATTGCTGCAACGGGGCAAGCAAGTCACGCTGTATTGCCAAGACCCGCGCCCGGCTGCTGGCGCATCAGGGAACCATCAAGGCGCCATTTATCCGCTTTTAAATGGCAATAACGATAATTTAAGTCAGTTTTTTGCCCCCGCCTTTTTGTTTTCACGACAGTTTGTTCAACAACAAAACGCTCAAGGCATCGCTTTTGAGCACGACTGGTGTGGGGTGACACAGCTGGGTTACGACGACAAGAGTGCCGCTAAACTTGCTAAGATGGCCGATGGCGCCTTCCCTGAGGCATTGGTCACGCCGTTAGACGCCGATGGCGTGAGCGAGAAGGTCGGCTTAGAAACCGGGCATGCCGGCGTGTTTTATCCGCTTGGCGGTTGGATAAGCCCACAACAGTTTACCGCGGGTGTAATAGATAAAGCCATTGCCAGCGGACAGCTACGTGCCCATTTTGATTGTCCCGTGAGAGCGCTAACACAATCGAACAATGGTTGGACACTCGAGACCAGCATGGGTGAGGTTCACCACCCAAATGTGGTGATCGCCAACGGCCACCAAGCAGATAGCTTCAGCCAAACACAGCCTATTCCCGTTTATCCGGTGCGCGGCCAAGTCAGCCATGTGCCCACCAATACCGAACTCAGTAAGCTCAGCACTGTATTGTGTTTCGAGGGCTATTTAACCCCAGCTAATCAGGCGGGCGAGCATTGTCTAGGGGCCAGCTATCGTCGCAATAATGCGGACGTAGGGTTCCAAGCCGCCGATCAGCTTGAAAATCAACAGCGCTTAACCAATTGTGTCGATACAGACTGGGCACACGCGGTGCCTCTGGCGGAAGACGGACGCGTTGGCGTGCGCTGTGCCAGTCGCGACCATTTACCTTTTGTGGGCAACGTGTGTGATTACGACGCCTTGGTGTCTGCCTACCAAACCTTGCAAAAAGACAAAGAAAAAGCGAACGCCGTTCCCGTTTACTCCGGGTTGTTTTGCTTACTGGGGCTCGGCTCTCGCGGCCTCACTTCAGCGCCATTGGCGGCAGAAGTGCTAGCAGCTCAGCTTTGTGACGAGCCTTTACCTTTACCTCAGTCGGTCCTAGACACGCTGCACCCAGGACGGATGTGGGTTCGTAAGCTGCTAAAAGGTAAAACACTATAG
- the prmB gene encoding 50S ribosomal protein L3 N(5)-glutamine methyltransferase, whose product MDTIFTEEVVSELHTLQDMLRWTVSRFNAAGLFYGHGTDNAWDEAVQLVLPTLYLPIDVPSETRFSRLTTSEKHRIVERVIARINDKTPVAYLTNKAYFCGLEFFVDERVLVPRSPIGELIQQEFAGILPHPPRRIMDLCTGSGCIAIACAYAFPEAEIDAVDISTDALDVAEINIQDHGLEEQVIPMRSDLLKDVPQDKYDLIVSNPPYVDAEDMDDLPDEFRHEPELGLAAGTDGLKLVRRMLANAPDYLTDDGVLVCEVGNSIVHMQEQYGHLPLQWIEFENGGHGVFMISRQDLVACADEFALYRD is encoded by the coding sequence GTGGATACGATTTTTACTGAAGAGGTGGTCAGCGAGTTACATACGCTGCAAGATATGCTGCGCTGGACCGTCAGTCGTTTCAATGCGGCAGGCTTGTTTTATGGCCACGGCACCGACAACGCGTGGGATGAGGCGGTACAGCTGGTGTTACCGACACTCTACTTGCCGATTGATGTGCCCTCAGAGACGCGCTTTTCGCGTCTGACCACCAGTGAAAAGCATCGTATTGTTGAGCGTGTCATTGCACGTATCAATGATAAAACACCGGTTGCCTATCTGACCAACAAAGCGTATTTCTGTGGCTTAGAGTTTTTTGTCGACGAGCGCGTGCTCGTTCCACGTTCACCGATAGGTGAGCTTATCCAGCAAGAATTCGCTGGCATCTTGCCTCACCCTCCTCGCCGGATTATGGATTTATGTACGGGCAGTGGCTGTATCGCTATTGCTTGTGCCTATGCGTTCCCAGAGGCAGAGATCGATGCGGTGGATATTTCCACCGATGCGCTGGATGTCGCTGAAATCAATATTCAGGATCATGGCTTGGAAGAGCAAGTGATCCCGATGCGGTCGGATTTGCTTAAAGATGTCCCGCAAGATAAATACGATTTAATCGTAAGCAACCCACCCTACGTCGATGCGGAAGATATGGACGACTTACCGGACGAGTTTCGCCATGAACCTGAGCTGGGGCTTGCCGCCGGCACGGATGGGTTGAAACTGGTGCGTCGGATGCTTGCCAATGCACCCGATTATCTGACAGACGATGGCGTGTTGGTGTGTGAGGTTGGTAATTCGATTGTGCATATGCAAGAGCAATACGGTCATTTGCCTTTGCAGTGGATTGAGTTCGAAAACGGCGGTCATGGTGTGTTTATGATCAGCCGCCAAGATCTCGTTGCGTGTGCGGATGAATTTGCCCTTTATCGCGACTAG
- a CDS encoding elongation factor P hydroxylase, translating to MTHNYHDLIQLFNQSFLASFNTELVRGGDEPIYLPADADHPHHRVIFARGFFASALHEIAHWTIAGEQRRQWEDYGYWYHPDGRDADTQAAFEAVEVKPQAIEWILSASCGFRFQVSCDNLSGVEPDRHAFTEKVRQQVVQYVSDTATSTALPVRAKQFSDTLRDFYGVAPLTPDTFTLPSQG from the coding sequence ATGACCCACAATTATCACGACTTGATCCAACTTTTTAACCAATCCTTTCTTGCTTCTTTCAATACTGAGCTGGTGCGTGGCGGGGATGAGCCTATTTACTTACCTGCTGATGCCGATCATCCTCATCATCGTGTGATTTTTGCGCGCGGCTTTTTTGCCTCGGCATTGCACGAAATTGCACACTGGACCATTGCCGGTGAGCAGCGTCGTCAATGGGAAGATTATGGCTATTGGTATCACCCGGATGGCCGTGACGCTGACACGCAAGCCGCCTTTGAGGCCGTCGAAGTGAAGCCACAGGCGATTGAATGGATCCTCTCTGCAAGCTGTGGATTTCGGTTTCAAGTGAGCTGTGACAATTTAAGTGGTGTTGAGCCCGATCGCCACGCGTTTACTGAGAAAGTTCGGCAACAAGTCGTACAGTATGTCTCTGATACCGCGACAAGCACCGCTTTGCCCGTGCGCGCCAAGCAGTTTTCTGATACCTTGCGAGACTTTTATGGTGTTGCGCCGTTGACGCCAGATACCTTTACGTTGCCAAGCCAAGGTTAA
- the fabB gene encoding beta-ketoacyl-ACP synthase I, translating to MKRAVITGMGIVSSIGNNVKEVLESLKAGKSGINFSQQFADMKLRSNVWGDLKLNPADHIDRKRMRFMGDAAGFAYLAMEQAIEDSGLAPEQVSNPRTGLVAGSGGASSVNQVTAVDTLREKGVKRVGPYMVPRTMSSTVSACLATPFQIKGVNYTMSSACATSAHCIGHALELIQLGKQDVVFAGGGEELDWSLTMMFDAMGALSTKYNDDPQKASRTYDAERDGFVISGGGGMLVVEELEHALARGATIYGEIVGYGATSDGYDMVAPSGEGAVRCMNMAMQDVEGEVDYINTHGTSTPVGDVKELGAIQEVFGGKSPAISATKSMTGHALGAAGVHEAIYSTLMLEQGFVAPSINVENLDPAAEGLDIVTQPREQALTRVMSNSFGFGGTNATLVIEKYRG from the coding sequence ATGAAACGAGCTGTCATTACAGGCATGGGGATTGTTTCCAGTATTGGTAACAACGTCAAAGAAGTGCTGGAGTCGCTCAAAGCGGGGAAATCTGGCATTAACTTTTCTCAGCAGTTTGCAGATATGAAGCTGCGTAGCAATGTTTGGGGGGATCTCAAACTCAACCCAGCCGACCATATTGATCGCAAAAGAATGCGCTTTATGGGTGACGCGGCGGGCTTTGCCTACTTGGCAATGGAGCAAGCCATTGAAGACTCGGGCCTGGCTCCTGAGCAAGTTTCTAACCCACGAACTGGTTTAGTGGCCGGTTCAGGTGGTGCGTCATCGGTGAACCAAGTCACCGCGGTTGATACATTACGCGAAAAAGGCGTGAAGCGTGTTGGCCCTTACATGGTGCCACGGACCATGTCATCGACTGTTTCAGCCTGTTTGGCTACCCCGTTCCAAATTAAAGGGGTGAACTACACCATGAGTTCTGCGTGCGCGACCTCGGCGCATTGTATTGGTCACGCCCTTGAGCTGATTCAGCTGGGTAAACAGGATGTGGTGTTTGCCGGTGGCGGTGAAGAGCTGGATTGGTCACTGACCATGATGTTTGACGCCATGGGGGCCCTTTCAACCAAATACAACGACGACCCGCAGAAGGCCTCTCGTACCTATGACGCGGAACGAGACGGTTTTGTGATCTCTGGTGGTGGCGGCATGCTAGTCGTGGAAGAGCTGGAGCATGCGCTGGCGCGTGGTGCGACCATCTACGGTGAAATTGTCGGTTACGGTGCAACGTCTGACGGCTATGACATGGTGGCGCCGTCGGGTGAAGGCGCGGTGCGCTGTATGAATATGGCGATGCAAGATGTAGAGGGTGAGGTTGATTACATCAACACTCACGGCACCTCAACCCCAGTAGGAGATGTAAAAGAGCTTGGCGCGATTCAGGAAGTGTTTGGCGGCAAGAGCCCAGCGATTTCTGCGACTAAGTCAATGACAGGTCACGCGCTCGGGGCGGCAGGGGTGCACGAAGCCATCTATTCAACCCTGATGCTTGAGCAAGGTTTTGTCGCGCCAAGTATCAACGTGGAGAACTTGGATCCCGCGGCTGAAGGGTTAGATATTGTGACGCAACCGCGAGAGCAAGCACTGACGCGCGTGATGTCCAACAGCTTTGGCTTTGGCGGTACCAACGCCACCTTGGTAATTGAAAAATATCGCGGTTAA
- a CDS encoding YfcL family protein, translating into MKVQDYETRILALIDEMVETASDDELFASGYLRGHVSLAAADCELEGVDEVSALKARVDASLNDNASELSPGDQRLVGALWDLLQQQVEKDA; encoded by the coding sequence ATGAAAGTTCAAGACTATGAAACACGCATTTTAGCGTTAATCGATGAGATGGTGGAAACCGCCTCAGACGATGAATTGTTTGCCAGTGGCTATTTACGTGGCCACGTTTCTTTAGCGGCAGCGGACTGTGAGTTGGAGGGGGTTGATGAGGTGTCAGCATTGAAAGCGCGCGTCGATGCCAGTCTCAATGATAATGCCAGTGAGCTGTCACCCGGCGACCAACGTCTCGTTGGGGCGCTGTGGGATTTATTGCAACAGCAAGTGGAAAAAGACGCGTAA
- a CDS encoding insulinase family protein, translating into MHVSPNDHKHYRYITLPNALRVLLVNDPHAHRSAAALSVNVGHFHDPVERQGLAHFLEHMLFLGTDQCPVIGDFQRFISQHGGHNNAWTGTEHTTFFFDIRPSQFAASLDRFSAFFISPRFDADAVDKERQSVDAEYRMKLNDDVRRIYQVHKETINPNHPFAKFSVGSVETLADRDDSNVRDDLIAFYRANYSANLMTLALTGPQSLDELERFAKQYFSTIANHHYPELAINAPLVTKSEQHQWVTIEPLKEVRKLTLAFSVPESPEQYRTKPLSYIAHLLGYEGPGSLMSLLKNKGYINTLSAGGGISGRDFREFTLGFSLTPLGLSHLDDIITYVFQTIALIRRDGLQPWRYQEKRQVQELAFHYQDPQRPIDTVSHLVMNMQHYAPTDLLYGDYMMTGFDRHQIQAMLQHMSVDNLRVMLVAKGQHYDQRADWYHTPYAVKRFSAQQIAKWKTDYISPVLTLPDPNPYIADALHPIAIEQDASEEPSLIEELPGFRLWHGQESHFSVPKGHIYIAIDSPHAVATVKNIVMTRLSVEMLLEALNEQAYQAEIAGINYNLYAHQGGVTLTLSGFNDKQPLLLELILKTFSQRSFNPERFETIKAQLQRSWENAEKNKPLSQLYNSMTGLLQPNNPPYHALLAALETVTLSDLPDFVDAMLATLHVDMFVYGNWHRHHAKALAETVKDSLRVQGQAYQESVRPLTLLEGVGTVSFERPLAHAESALLVYYQSPSTDPKAVATYTLANHLMSATFFNELRTKQQLGYMVGANNLPLNRHPGLIFYVQSPMAGPNQLMAAIDDFLNAFFMVLLEMTEARWQSSKQSLLAQVREPDNNLRARAQRYWISIGNKDYQYQRREQVAEAMATLSRADMVRFVVNTLKPRTADRLVMHSCGTDHQQDAHLDGTYPIADIAAFRALCQRSED; encoded by the coding sequence GTGCACGTCAGCCCTAACGACCATAAACACTACCGTTATATCACGCTTCCTAACGCATTACGTGTCTTATTGGTGAATGACCCACATGCGCATCGCAGTGCCGCGGCACTGTCGGTGAATGTCGGTCACTTTCACGACCCAGTCGAGCGACAAGGGCTGGCGCATTTTCTCGAGCATATGCTTTTTTTGGGGACGGATCAGTGCCCCGTCATCGGTGACTTTCAGCGCTTTATTAGCCAGCATGGTGGCCACAATAATGCGTGGACAGGCACCGAGCACACCACCTTCTTTTTCGATATTCGCCCCAGCCAGTTCGCGGCAAGCTTAGATCGCTTCAGCGCCTTTTTCATTTCACCCCGTTTTGATGCCGATGCCGTAGATAAAGAACGCCAATCGGTCGACGCCGAGTATCGCATGAAGCTCAATGACGACGTGCGACGTATCTATCAAGTTCACAAAGAAACCATCAATCCTAACCATCCGTTTGCCAAGTTCTCCGTTGGCAGTGTCGAGACGCTCGCGGATCGTGATGATTCCAATGTACGTGATGATCTCATCGCCTTTTACCGAGCTAACTATAGCGCCAATCTCATGACACTGGCATTGACCGGGCCACAGTCATTGGATGAGCTTGAGCGCTTCGCGAAACAGTATTTTTCCACCATTGCCAACCATCACTATCCTGAACTTGCCATCAATGCGCCCCTGGTCACCAAGAGTGAGCAGCATCAATGGGTGACGATTGAACCTTTAAAAGAGGTTCGTAAGCTCACCTTGGCGTTTTCTGTCCCTGAGAGCCCCGAGCAATACCGCACTAAGCCTTTGTCTTACATTGCCCACTTACTGGGTTATGAAGGACCTGGGAGTTTGATGTCACTATTAAAAAACAAAGGCTATATCAACACCTTGTCTGCAGGTGGTGGGATCAGCGGGCGAGATTTTCGTGAATTTACCCTCGGCTTTTCGTTGACGCCATTAGGGCTGAGCCATCTCGACGATATTATTACCTATGTTTTTCAAACCATTGCCCTCATTCGGCGCGATGGATTACAACCTTGGCGCTATCAAGAAAAACGGCAAGTCCAAGAGCTGGCATTTCATTATCAAGACCCACAGCGCCCTATTGATACCGTCAGTCATTTGGTAATGAACATGCAGCATTATGCGCCAACCGATCTTCTGTACGGCGACTACATGATGACAGGGTTCGATCGCCACCAGATTCAAGCCATGCTGCAACATATGAGCGTCGATAACCTTCGCGTGATGCTGGTTGCCAAAGGGCAACATTACGATCAGCGCGCCGATTGGTATCACACGCCTTACGCGGTGAAACGGTTTTCTGCGCAACAAATTGCCAAATGGAAAACGGATTACATTTCACCGGTACTGACACTGCCTGACCCCAACCCATATATTGCTGATGCCCTGCACCCAATAGCTATCGAGCAAGACGCCAGCGAGGAGCCAAGCTTGATTGAAGAGCTGCCTGGCTTTCGCCTCTGGCATGGCCAAGAGTCACACTTTAGCGTGCCCAAAGGCCATATCTATATCGCCATAGATAGCCCACATGCCGTGGCGACGGTGAAAAACATTGTCATGACCCGCTTAAGTGTCGAAATGTTACTCGAAGCCCTGAATGAGCAAGCCTATCAGGCTGAAATTGCGGGAATAAATTACAATTTATACGCGCACCAAGGTGGGGTGACGCTGACACTTAGTGGCTTCAATGACAAACAGCCGCTATTGCTCGAACTTATCTTGAAAACCTTCTCTCAGCGCAGTTTCAACCCTGAGCGCTTCGAGACCATAAAAGCGCAGCTGCAACGCAGCTGGGAAAACGCAGAAAAGAATAAGCCGCTGAGCCAATTATATAACAGCATGACCGGGCTACTTCAGCCTAATAACCCACCGTACCACGCTCTTTTAGCGGCATTAGAGACGGTGACCCTGAGTGACTTACCTGACTTTGTCGATGCCATGCTTGCCACCTTGCATGTCGATATGTTTGTGTATGGTAATTGGCACCGCCATCATGCCAAGGCCTTGGCAGAAACCGTCAAAGACAGTTTGCGCGTGCAAGGGCAAGCGTATCAGGAGTCTGTGCGTCCGTTGACCTTACTTGAGGGCGTCGGCACCGTCAGTTTTGAGCGCCCTCTTGCGCATGCTGAATCAGCGCTTTTAGTGTATTACCAAAGTCCATCGACCGATCCTAAAGCGGTGGCAACCTATACCTTGGCTAACCACCTGATGTCGGCGACCTTTTTCAACGAATTGCGCACCAAACAGCAATTAGGCTATATGGTTGGGGCGAATAACTTACCGCTAAACCGCCACCCTGGACTGATTTTTTATGTCCAGTCCCCTATGGCAGGTCCTAACCAGTTAATGGCAGCGATTGATGATTTTCTGAATGCCTTTTTCATGGTGCTGTTGGAAATGACAGAAGCGCGCTGGCAAAGCAGTAAACAAAGCTTATTGGCACAAGTGAGAGAGCCGGATAATAACCTGCGCGCCCGCGCTCAACGTTACTGGATCAGTATTGGCAACAAAGACTATCAATACCAACGTCGCGAGCAGGTTGCGGAGGCGATGGCGACACTCAGCCGCGCGGATATGGTGCGGTTTGTGGTCAACACACTCAAACCGAGAACCGCAGATAGGTTAGTGATGCACAGTTGCGGGACCGACCATCAACAAGACGCGCACCTAGATGGGACCTATCCGATTGCGGACATCGCAGCCTTCCGCGCGTTATGTCAGCGTAGTGAAGACTGA
- the smrB gene encoding endonuclease SmrB, whose translation MSKKPSMTEEDLALFRDAVKGAKKLKQDTINPPQRQTTKTRKQRQFERQSSDRAFYFSDEFEPLLNESGPMQYARQDVSKYEVKRLRRGVYVPDIYLDLHGMTQTEAKRELGAMLAACVKDGTRCASVMHGIGKRVLKDKIPLWLAQHPNVMAFHQAPREFGGDGALLVLIEVPER comes from the coding sequence ATGAGCAAAAAACCATCGATGACGGAAGAGGACTTGGCGCTATTCCGTGATGCCGTCAAAGGCGCAAAAAAGTTGAAGCAGGATACCATAAACCCACCACAACGCCAGACGACCAAGACGCGCAAACAACGTCAGTTTGAGCGACAGAGTAGCGATCGTGCATTTTACTTTTCCGATGAGTTCGAGCCGCTGCTCAATGAATCGGGTCCAATGCAGTACGCCCGTCAGGATGTCTCTAAATACGAGGTCAAGCGGCTTCGTCGTGGTGTGTATGTGCCCGATATCTACCTCGATTTACACGGAATGACCCAGACAGAAGCCAAGCGAGAGCTGGGGGCGATGCTCGCGGCCTGTGTGAAAGACGGCACTCGTTGCGCCAGTGTGATGCATGGGATTGGTAAACGGGTACTCAAAGACAAAATTCCACTGTGGCTGGCACAGCACCCTAATGTGATGGCGTTTCACCAAGCGCCAAGGGAGTTTGGGGGGGATGGCGCCTTGTTGGTGCTGATAGAAGTGCCCGAGCGCTAA
- the aroC gene encoding chorismate synthase yields MAGNTIGQIFRVTTFGESHGVALGAIIDGCPPGLALTEADMQHDLDRRRPGTSKYTTQRREPDAVKILSGVFEGQTTGTSIGLMIENTDQRSKDYSKIKDVFRPGHADYTYHHKYGIRDYRGGGRSSARETAMRVAAGAVAKKYLAQVHGIQVRAYLAQMGEVTIDTVDWAQVEQNPFFCPDVNKLEELDALIRQLKKDGDSIGAKLTVVAENLPVGLGEPVFDRLDADIAHALMGINAVKGVEIGDGFDVVNQRGSEHRDEIHPDGFASNHAGGILGGIASGQPLVAHLALKPTSSITVPGKSIDVHGESADVVTRGRHDPCVGIRAVPIAEAMVAIVLMDHLLRHRGQMGA; encoded by the coding sequence ATGGCAGGCAACACGATAGGACAGATATTTCGCGTCACGACCTTTGGAGAAAGCCACGGCGTTGCGTTGGGGGCGATTATTGACGGCTGCCCACCGGGGTTAGCATTGACTGAAGCGGACATGCAGCATGATCTCGATCGCCGTCGTCCCGGGACGTCGAAATACACCACTCAGCGCCGTGAACCGGATGCGGTGAAAATCCTTTCTGGGGTCTTTGAGGGCCAAACCACGGGAACATCGATTGGCTTGATGATCGAAAACACCGATCAGCGCTCCAAAGATTATTCCAAAATCAAAGATGTGTTTCGCCCTGGGCATGCAGACTATACCTATCACCATAAATATGGCATCCGCGATTACCGCGGGGGCGGCCGTTCATCGGCAAGAGAGACGGCGATGCGTGTCGCCGCAGGCGCGGTGGCTAAAAAATACCTCGCGCAAGTGCACGGCATTCAAGTGCGAGCTTACTTGGCGCAAATGGGCGAGGTGACCATCGATACCGTCGATTGGGCGCAAGTTGAGCAAAACCCTTTCTTTTGCCCGGATGTGAACAAACTAGAGGAATTGGATGCGCTGATCCGTCAACTGAAAAAAGACGGAGATTCAATCGGTGCCAAGCTCACCGTGGTGGCAGAAAACCTTCCTGTCGGCCTTGGTGAGCCGGTGTTTGATCGCTTAGATGCGGACATTGCCCATGCGTTAATGGGAATTAACGCGGTGAAAGGGGTCGAAATTGGAGATGGTTTTGATGTGGTGAATCAGCGTGGCAGTGAGCATCGTGATGAAATTCACCCTGACGGCTTTGCCTCAAACCATGCGGGAGGCATTCTTGGTGGGATCGCATCAGGCCAGCCACTAGTGGCACATTTAGCGCTCAAACCCACCTCTAGCATTACCGTGCCGGGCAAGAGTATTGATGTTCACGGTGAATCTGCGGATGTGGTGACGCGTGGTCGTCATGACCCGTGTGTGGGGATCCGCGCCGTGCCGATTGCCGAAGCCATGGTGGCGATTGTGCTGATGGACCATTTGCTTCGTCACCGCGGCCAAATGGGCGCATAG